The proteins below come from a single Fusobacterium nucleatum genomic window:
- the purD gene encoding phosphoribosylamine--glycine ligase: protein MKVLIVGSGGREHAIAWKISQNQKVKKIFAAPGNAYNKVIKNCENINLKTSDDILNFALKEKVDLTIVGSEELLVDGIVDKFQKNNLTIFGPNKKAAMLEGSKAFAKDFMQKYGVKTAKYQSFTDKEKAIKYLDKMSYPVVIKASGLAAGKGVIIVQNRKEAENTLNDMMTNKVFAAAGDTVVIEEFLDGVEISVLSITDSEVIIPFISAKDHKKISEKETGLNTGGMGVIAPNPYYTKTIEEKFIQNILNPTLKGIKSEKMNFAGIIFFGLMVANGEVYLLEYNMRMGDPETQAVLPLMKSDFLDIINSALNKDLKNIKIDWEDKSACCVVMAAGGYPVKYEKGNLISGLEKFDSNKSDTKIFFAGVKEENDKFYTNGGRVLNVVSIQDNLEKAIEETYKSIKEISFKDNYYRKDIGTLYVPIKD from the coding sequence ATGAAAGTTTTAATAGTTGGTTCTGGTGGAAGAGAGCATGCAATAGCCTGGAAAATTTCTCAAAATCAAAAAGTAAAAAAGATATTTGCTGCACCAGGAAATGCTTATAATAAGGTTATTAAAAATTGTGAAAATATAAATTTAAAAACTTCTGATGATATTTTAAATTTTGCATTAAAAGAAAAAGTTGATTTAACAATAGTTGGAAGTGAAGAGCTATTAGTTGATGGTATAGTTGATAAATTTCAAAAAAATAATTTAACTATATTTGGACCAAATAAAAAGGCTGCAATGCTTGAAGGTTCAAAGGCTTTTGCTAAGGATTTTATGCAAAAATATGGAGTTAAGACTGCTAAATATCAATCTTTTACTGATAAAGAAAAAGCTATAAAATATTTAGATAAAATGTCTTATCCAGTTGTGATAAAAGCAAGTGGACTTGCGGCTGGTAAAGGAGTTATAATTGTACAAAATAGAAAAGAAGCAGAAAACACTTTAAATGATATGATGACTAATAAAGTATTTGCAGCAGCAGGAGATACTGTTGTAATAGAAGAATTTTTAGATGGGGTTGAAATTTCTGTTTTGTCTATTACAGATTCAGAAGTGATAATACCTTTTATATCTGCTAAGGATCATAAAAAAATATCTGAAAAAGAAACTGGCTTAAATACTGGTGGTATGGGAGTAATAGCACCTAATCCATATTATACAAAAACTATTGAAGAAAAATTTATACAAAATATTTTAAATCCTACTTTAAAAGGTATTAAGTCAGAGAAAATGAATTTTGCAGGGATAATATTTTTTGGACTGATGGTTGCAAATGGAGAAGTTTATTTACTTGAATATAATATGAGAATGGGCGATCCTGAAACACAAGCAGTCTTACCTTTAATGAAATCTGATTTTTTAGATATAATTAATTCAGCTTTAAATAAAGATTTAAAAAATATAAAAATTGATTGGGAAGATAAATCAGCTTGTTGTGTGGTTATGGCAGCAGGAGGATATCCTGTTAAATATGAAAAAGGAAATCTTATTAGTGGTTTAGAGAAATTTGATTCAAATAAGTCTGACACTAAAATTTTCTTTGCAGGTGTAAAAGAAGAAAATGATAAATTCTATACTAATGGTGGTAGAGTTTTAAATGTTGTTTCTATTCAAGATAATTTAGAAAAAGCTATTGAAGAAACTTATAAAAGTATAAAAGAAATTTCATTTAAAGATAATTATTATCGTAAAGATATAGGAACTTTATATGTACCAATTAAAGACTAA
- the purH gene encoding bifunctional phosphoribosylaminoimidazolecarboxamide formyltransferase/IMP cyclohydrolase, translated as MKKRALISVYDKTGILDFAKFLISKGIEIISTGGTYKYLKENNIEVIEVSKVTNFEEMLDGRVKTLHPNIHGGILALRDNEEHMRTLKERNIDTIDYVIVNLYPFFEKVKEDLSFEEKIEFIDIGGPTMLRSAAKSFKDVVVISDVKDYELVKEEINNSNNVSYETRKKLAGKVFNLTSAYDAAISQFLLDEDFPEYLNLSYKKSMEMRYGENSHQKAAYYTDNMSDGAMKDFKQLNGKELSYNNIRDMDLAWKVVSDFDEICCCAVKHSTPCGVALGNNVEEAYKKAYETDPVSIFGGIIAFNKEVNEVTAKLLNEIFLEIIIAPSFSKSALEILTKKKNIRLIECKNKPNDKKELIKVDGGILVQDTDNKLYEDLKVVTKVKPTNQEEKDLIFALKVVKFVKSNAIVVAKNLQTLGIGGGEVSRIWAAEKALERAKERFNATDVVLSSDAFFPFKDVVELAAKYGVKAIIQPSGSVNDKDSIEECDKNNISMIFSKLRHFKH; from the coding sequence ATGAAAAAAAGAGCTTTAATTTCAGTATATGATAAAACAGGTATATTGGATTTTGCAAAGTTTCTAATTAGTAAAGGAATAGAAATTATTTCTACTGGTGGAACATATAAATATTTAAAAGAAAATAATATTGAAGTTATTGAAGTTAGTAAAGTAACAAATTTTGAAGAAATGTTAGATGGCAGAGTTAAAACTTTACATCCAAATATACATGGTGGAATTTTAGCATTAAGAGATAATGAAGAACATATGAGGACTTTAAAAGAAAGAAACATAGATACTATTGATTATGTTATAGTAAATCTTTATCCTTTTTTTGAAAAAGTTAAAGAAGATTTATCTTTTGAAGAAAAAATTGAATTTATTGATATAGGTGGACCTACTATGCTTAGATCTGCTGCTAAATCTTTTAAAGATGTTGTTGTTATTTCTGATGTTAAAGACTATGAACTTGTAAAAGAAGAAATTAATAACTCTAATAATGTTTCTTATGAAACTAGAAAAAAATTAGCAGGAAAAGTATTTAATTTGACTTCTGCTTATGATGCAGCTATATCACAATTTTTATTAGATGAAGATTTTCCAGAATATCTAAATTTATCATATAAAAAATCTATGGAAATGAGATATGGAGAAAATTCTCATCAAAAAGCTGCATACTATACTGATAATATGTCTGATGGAGCTATGAAAGATTTTAAACAACTTAATGGAAAAGAACTTTCGTATAATAATATTAGAGATATGGACTTGGCTTGGAAAGTTGTTTCAGACTTTGATGAAATTTGTTGTTGTGCAGTAAAACATTCCACACCTTGTGGAGTAGCATTAGGAAATAATGTAGAAGAGGCTTATAAAAAAGCCTATGAAACAGATCCAGTGTCTATTTTTGGGGGAATAATAGCTTTTAATAAAGAAGTTAATGAAGTAACTGCAAAATTATTAAATGAAATATTTTTAGAAATTATAATAGCACCAAGTTTTTCAAAATCTGCCTTAGAAATTTTGACTAAGAAGAAAAATATAAGACTAATTGAATGTAAAAATAAACCAAATGATAAAAAAGAATTAATAAAAGTTGATGGTGGAATTTTAGTTCAAGATACAGATAATAAATTATATGAAGATTTGAAAGTTGTAACAAAAGTTAAACCTACAAATCAAGAAGAAAAAGATTTAATATTTGCTTTAAAGGTTGTGAAATTTGTAAAATCAAATGCTATTGTTGTAGCTAAAAATTTACAAACATTAGGGATAGGTGGAGGAGAAGTAAGTAGAATTTGGGCTGCTGAAAAAGCACTGGAAAGAGCAAAAGAAAGATTTAATGCAACTGATGTTGTACTTTCTTCAGATGCATTCTTTCCATTTAAAGATGTTGTAGAACTTGCTGCTAAATATGGTGTTAAAGCTATAATTCAACCTAGTGGTTCTGTAAATGATAAAGATTCTATTGAAGAATGTGATAAAAATAATATTTCTATGATATTTTCAAAATTAAGACATTTTAAACATTAA
- a CDS encoding class I SAM-dependent methyltransferase, producing MEKLDGVANTLYVPLYGRIYVSKKFPEYFYDEMALKIEEKFTSGISKGSFEYTNMAYAARYYNMDKMIIKFIEEHKISNIVLLGIGLETAYDRITQKCGLGEVNYYGIDLPEVIEIRKKYFGERKQETLIAGDMFEMEWKEQIDTSIPTLLIVSGVFQYFFEDKIIEFIKNLKKEFPYGELIFDTARKKTGLKFANWYIRRTGNLEALMHFYIEDSVDFSKKTDTILVEELIFFKDARELLRKKLKFITKLFMKIADYKRQALIIHLKW from the coding sequence ATGGAAAAATTAGATGGAGTAGCTAATACATTATATGTACCATTATATGGAAGAATTTATGTGTCAAAAAAATTTCCAGAATATTTTTATGATGAAATGGCATTAAAAATAGAAGAAAAATTTACATCTGGTATTTCCAAAGGTAGTTTTGAATATACAAATATGGCTTATGCTGCTAGATACTATAATATGGATAAGATGATAATTAAATTTATTGAAGAACATAAAATATCTAATATTGTTTTACTAGGAATAGGTTTAGAAACAGCTTATGATCGTATAACTCAAAAATGTGGACTAGGAGAAGTAAATTATTATGGTATAGATCTTCCAGAGGTAATTGAAATTCGTAAAAAATATTTTGGTGAAAGAAAACAAGAAACATTAATAGCTGGGGATATGTTTGAAATGGAATGGAAAGAGCAAATTGATACCTCTATACCGACACTTTTAATTGTTTCAGGAGTATTTCAATATTTTTTTGAAGATAAGATTATTGAATTTATTAAAAATTTAAAAAAAGAATTTCCTTATGGTGAGTTAATTTTTGATACTGCAAGGAAAAAAACTGGATTAAAATTTGCTAACTGGTATATTAGGAGAACTGGAAACCTAGAAGCATTAATGCATTTCTATATAGAGGATAGTGTTGATTTTTCTAAAAAAACAGATACTATATTAGTAGAAGAACTTATTTTTTTTAAAGATGCTAGAGAACTTCTTAGAAAAAAACTTAAATTTATAACTAAACTATTTATGAAAATTGCTGATTATAAAAGACAAGCATTAATTATACATCTAAAATGGTAA
- a CDS encoding phosphoribosylglycinamide formyltransferase has product MFKIIVLVSGSGTNMLQLIKNNIKIDCIIADRECKAKSIADEYKIDFILLNRDKEISKNLLKIFEEKKPDLIVLAGFLSILDGEILEKYKNKIINIHPSLLPKYGGKGMYGLKVHQAVFENGDKESGCTVHYVISNVDAGEIIAQDKVDISMAKSPEEIQKIVLEREWKLLPRVVKELIKKSINN; this is encoded by the coding sequence ATGTTTAAAATAATAGTGTTAGTATCTGGTAGTGGAACTAATATGTTGCAACTAATAAAAAATAATATAAAAATAGATTGTATAATTGCTGATAGAGAGTGTAAGGCAAAAAGTATTGCAGATGAATATAAAATTGATTTTATTCTTCTAAATAGAGATAAAGAAATTTCTAAAAATTTATTAAAAATATTTGAAGAAAAAAAACCTGATTTAATTGTATTGGCAGGATTTTTATCTATATTAGATGGAGAAATATTAGAAAAATATAAAAATAAAATTATAAATATACATCCCTCATTGCTACCAAAATATGGAGGTAAAGGAATGTATGGTTTAAAAGTTCATCAGGCAGTTTTTGAAAATGGAGATAAAGAAAGTGGTTGTACGGTACATTATGTTATTTCAAATGTTGATGCTGGTGAAATCATTGCACAAGATAAAGTTGATATAAGTATGGCAAAATCTCCAGAAGAAATACAAAAAATAGTTTTAGAAAGAGAATGGAAATTATTACCAAGAGTTGTAAAAGAATTAATAAAAAAGAGCATTAATAATTGA
- the purM gene encoding phosphoribosylformylglycinamidine cyclo-ligase has translation MIKSYKDSGVDKEEGYKAVELMKKNVLKTHNKSVLTNLGSFGAMYELGQYKNPVLISGTDGVGTKLEIAMKQKKYDTVGIDCVAMCVNDVLCHGAKPLFFLDYLACGKLDAEIAAQLVSGVTEGCLQSYAALIGGETAEMPGFYKEGDYDIAGFCVGIVEKENLIDGSKVKEGNKIIAVASSGFHSNGYSLVRKVFTDYNEKISLKEYEENVTMGDVLLTPTKIYVKPILKVLEKFNVNGMAHITGGGLFENLPRCMGKDLSPVVFKDKVKVLEIFKLIAERSKIKEEELFGTFNMGVGFTLVVEEKDVEPIIELLNSLGETAYEIGHIEKGDHSLCLK, from the coding sequence ATGATAAAATCTTATAAAGATTCAGGTGTTGATAAAGAAGAAGGTTACAAAGCAGTTGAATTAATGAAAAAAAATGTTTTAAAAACTCATAATAAATCTGTTCTAACAAATTTAGGTAGCTTTGGAGCTATGTATGAATTAGGACAATACAAAAATCCTGTTTTAATTTCTGGTACTGATGGAGTCGGAACAAAATTAGAAATTGCAATGAAACAAAAAAAATACGATACAGTTGGTATAGACTGTGTAGCTATGTGTGTAAATGATGTATTATGTCATGGTGCAAAACCATTATTTTTCTTAGATTATTTAGCTTGTGGAAAACTTGATGCAGAAATTGCAGCACAATTAGTTTCAGGAGTTACAGAAGGTTGTTTACAATCTTATGCAGCCTTAATAGGTGGAGAAACAGCTGAAATGCCAGGTTTCTATAAAGAAGGAGATTATGATATAGCTGGTTTTTGTGTTGGAATAGTTGAAAAAGAAAATTTAATAGATGGTTCAAAAGTTAAAGAAGGAAATAAAATAATAGCAGTAGCCTCAAGTGGATTTCATAGCAATGGATATTCGTTAGTAAGAAAAGTATTTACTGATTATAATGAAAAAATTTCTTTAAAAGAATATGAGGAGAATGTAACTATGGGAGATGTCTTATTAACTCCTACAAAAATTTATGTAAAACCTATATTAAAAGTTTTAGAAAAATTTAATGTGAATGGTATGGCACATATAACAGGTGGAGGTCTGTTTGAAAATTTACCTCGTTGTATGGGAAAAGATTTATCTCCTGTTGTATTTAAAGATAAAGTAAAAGTTCTTGAAATTTTTAAATTAATTGCTGAAAGAAGCAAAATAAAAGAAGAAGAATTATTTGGAACTTTCAATATGGGAGTAGGTTTTACTTTGGTTGTGGAAGAAAAAGATGTTGAGCCTATTATTGAATTATTAAATTCATTAGGGGAAACAGCTTATGAAATAGGGCATATTGAAAAAGGAGATCATTCTTTATGTTTAAAATAA
- the purF gene encoding amidophosphoribosyltransferase → MGILALHSKKVRKDLVGIAYYGMYALQHRGQEGAGYTICDSITNGEVRIKTVKNVGLVSDVFKVEDFQKYIGNILIAHTRYGSKNTVSARNCQPIGGESAMGYISLVHNGDLLNKVELKQELLANGSLFQTGIDTEIILKLLSIYGKYGYKEAVLKTVEKLRGCFTLAMIINDKLIGVRDPEGLRPLCLGKIVEDDMYVLASESCALDAIGAKFVRDIEAGEMVVIDDNGVESIKYKSSRKKASSFEYIYFGRPDSVIDGISVYDFRHKTGRCLYEQNPIEADIVIGVPDSGVPAGIGYAEASGIPYSAALLKNKYVGRTFIAPAQELRERAVRVKLNPIKELIKGKRVVVIDDSIVRGTTSKKLIDILFEAGAKEVHFRSASPVVVEESYFGVNIDPNNKLMGSYMSVEEIRKAIGATTLDYLSLKNLKKILNGGNDFYMGCFKEEEE, encoded by the coding sequence ATGGGAATATTGGCTTTACACTCAAAGAAAGTTAGAAAGGATTTAGTAGGAATTGCATATTATGGAATGTATGCTTTACAACATAGAGGGCAAGAAGGGGCAGGATATACTATTTGTGATTCAATCACTAATGGAGAAGTGAGAATAAAAACTGTTAAAAATGTTGGGCTTGTATCAGATGTTTTTAAAGTTGAAGATTTCCAAAAATATATTGGAAATATCTTAATAGCACACACAAGATACGGTAGCAAAAATACAGTTTCTGCAAGAAATTGTCAACCTATTGGTGGAGAATCTGCTATGGGTTATATATCTCTTGTACATAATGGTGATTTGCTAAATAAAGTTGAGTTAAAACAAGAATTATTAGCTAATGGTTCATTATTCCAAACAGGAATAGACACAGAAATAATTTTAAAACTTTTAAGTATCTATGGAAAATATGGATATAAGGAAGCAGTTTTAAAAACTGTTGAAAAATTGAGAGGTTGTTTTACACTTGCAATGATAATAAATGATAAATTAATTGGTGTTCGTGACCCAGAAGGATTAAGACCATTATGTTTAGGAAAAATAGTTGAAGATGATATGTATGTTCTAGCTTCTGAATCTTGTGCATTAGATGCTATTGGTGCTAAATTTGTAAGAGATATAGAAGCAGGAGAGATGGTAGTTATAGATGATAATGGAGTGGAAAGCATAAAATATAAATCTAGTAGAAAAAAAGCAAGCTCATTTGAATATATTTATTTTGGAAGACCTGATAGTGTTATAGATGGTATAAGTGTTTATGATTTTAGACATAAAACAGGTAGATGTCTATATGAACAAAATCCAATAGAGGCTGATATTGTTATAGGAGTTCCTGATTCAGGTGTTCCAGCAGGGATAGGATATGCTGAAGCAAGTGGAATACCTTATTCAGCAGCACTCTTAAAAAATAAATATGTAGGAAGAACATTTATTGCTCCTGCCCAAGAGTTAAGAGAAAGAGCAGTAAGAGTTAAATTAAATCCAATTAAAGAATTAATTAAGGGAAAAAGAGTTGTTGTTATAGATGATTCTATTGTTCGTGGAACAACTTCAAAAAAATTGATAGATATTTTATTTGAGGCAGGAGCAAAAGAAGTTCATTTTAGATCAGCTTCTCCTGTTGTTGTAGAAGAATCATATTTTGGAGTAAATATAGATCCTAATAATAAATTGATGGGAAGCTATATGAGTGTTGAAGAAATTAGAAAAGCAATAGGAGCAACAACTTTGGATTACCTTTCATTAAAAAATTTAAAGAAGATTTTAAATGGTGGAAATGATTTCTATATGGGTTGCTTTAAGGAAGAAGAGGAGTAA
- the purC gene encoding phosphoribosylaminoimidazolesuccinocarboxamide synthase yields the protein MEKGKFIYEGKAKQLYETDDKDLVIVHYKDDATAGNGAKKGTIHNKGIMNNEITTLIFNMLEKNGIKTHFVKKLNDRDQLCQRVKIFPLEVIVRNIIAGSMAKRLGIKEGTKINNTIFEICYKNDEYGDPLINDHHAVALGIATYDELNKIYEITAKINNLLKEKFDKIGITLVDFKIEFGKNSKGEILLADEITPDTCRLWDKKTGEKLDKDRFRRDLGNIEEAYIEVVKRLTESK from the coding sequence ATGGAAAAAGGTAAATTTATTTATGAAGGAAAGGCAAAACAATTATATGAAACTGATGATAAGGATTTAGTTATTGTTCACTATAAAGATGATGCAACAGCAGGAAATGGAGCAAAAAAAGGAACTATTCACAATAAAGGGATAATGAATAATGAAATAACAACTTTGATATTTAATATGTTAGAAAAAAATGGAATAAAAACTCATTTTGTAAAAAAATTAAATGATAGAGATCAACTATGTCAAAGAGTAAAAATATTTCCTCTTGAAGTTATAGTTAGAAATATAATAGCTGGTTCTATGGCTAAAAGACTTGGAATAAAAGAAGGAACTAAAATAAACAACACTATATTTGAAATTTGTTATAAAAATGATGAATATGGAGATCCTTTAATAAATGACCATCATGCAGTTGCTTTAGGAATAGCAACTTATGATGAACTAAATAAAATCTATGAAATAACTGCTAAAATAAATAATCTTTTAAAAGAAAAATTTGATAAGATAGGAATAACATTAGTAGATTTTAAAATTGAATTTGGTAAAAATTCTAAGGGAGAAATTTTACTTGCCGATGAAATCACTCCTGATACTTGTAGATTATGGGATAAAAAAACAGGAGAAAAATTAGATAAAGATAGATTCAGAAGAGATTTAGGAAATATAGAAGAAGCATATATAGAAGTGGTTAAAAGATTAACTGAAAGTAAATAA
- the purE gene encoding 5-(carboxyamino)imidazole ribonucleotide mutase, protein MKVGIIFGSKSDVDVMKGAADCLKKFGIEYSAHILSAHRVPELLEETLEKFEKEGYGVIIAGAGLAAHLPGVIASKTILPVIGVPIKAAVEGLDALFSIVQMPKSIPVATVGINNSYNAGMLAVEILAVGNKELRAKLLKFRKEMKEDFKKNIHIEL, encoded by the coding sequence ATGAAAGTAGGAATTATATTTGGAAGTAAATCAGATGTTGATGTGATGAAAGGAGCAGCAGATTGTTTAAAAAAATTTGGGATAGAATACTCTGCACATATTTTATCAGCACATAGAGTTCCAGAACTTTTAGAGGAAACATTAGAAAAATTTGAGAAAGAAGGTTATGGAGTTATCATTGCAGGTGCGGGGCTTGCAGCACATTTACCAGGAGTTATTGCTTCAAAAACAATTTTACCTGTGATAGGAGTACCTATAAAAGCTGCAGTAGAAGGTTTAGATGCACTGTTTTCAATAGTACAAATGCCTAAATCAATTCCTGTTGCAACAGTAGGGATAAATAATTCATATAATGCAGGAATGTTAGCAGTGGAAATATTAGCAGTTGGAAACAAAGAATTAAGAGCAAAACTTTTAAAATTTAGAAAAGAAATGAAAGAAGATTTCAAAAAAAATATACATATAGAATTATAA